The Cerasicoccus sp. TK19100 genome window below encodes:
- a CDS encoding AsmA-like C-terminal region-containing protein: MRWLNLLGRGIHYVINTFLALLFCLLACTAVALLKYNELPVPPQLVELLNKEADKVGLKIKYDRLELDVRGMLFAHGLKVFAKGNSEAVIECDSLMVEISLLSALLGDITPTEVSLENGTFYSPAVISPTGQREELIKKLYVNLTRKAQNWSINTFILEALGARAQLSGNFFTPLPGLDSDPKSDEPPNITGLYVETCREMFDLQDVFKRFENCILTVELENERNGPLLISAQAYIDGYFDQATKVEYGAANILAKASLGEDGILRADGPGRLILDGLKWRDDVKTGFTEAHIRLNNGVKGFSELPIYAELYSYNIEAWGMPFDGAFAVLDMNDFEQTGRVKGDVMVKAERNWMAFKGHFNPKDESGHIKMRARWNPKFILLCSALPKDDIPDNVDVKGRPYWQAEVKLEPGLKPTHSQFEVTMDDVVYEDIILEAAHIEGSITKEALNLYQVDLYAAEYQVTGNYYQRFADSYYHFQSEGTVWPHLLNELIDEDWWTELWQEIKFNGPPPHAAIEMSGKFGIDGAENRIYGSASLENATYMGQTVDQAFTRIWQTPKTLDLFDFAIKTPNGDASVNIHWTYLPNDEEKFLSFLAHTHVPLVEGATIATEDAVPIAKMFPTKVTPSLALAGLVYGDHSEHPGDFYLKTHALFPGRFEFEDIYFDSGNFMVEVTPQEIIVTDGDFSLAGGKALLETTVERQPKDEYYVKSAKIDIQDATLYKLYQAIPFLRVAKAKQDAVERIQQAKQKDKKDKQKPFEERYAGNVNLTFNTHGQLPELSSFIGKGRLELTDANLGQLHLLGGLSSFLYSIGLHLGTLNFNAASADFTLARSNLYIPNGRITGATGEIAANGNFDVDNENLNVMLTVHPLGNVQLPIVSQMLYVLSPLANTFEVELSGTLTAPKYNVKVQPLGIFTGQEKVQDKNADLIQPASEKDSQ, encoded by the coding sequence ATGCGTTGGCTCAACTTACTCGGGCGGGGAATCCATTACGTGATCAACACGTTTTTGGCCCTGCTGTTTTGCCTACTCGCATGCACTGCGGTCGCCCTGCTCAAGTATAACGAGCTGCCCGTGCCCCCGCAGTTGGTGGAACTGCTCAACAAAGAAGCGGACAAAGTCGGGCTGAAGATAAAATACGACCGCCTGGAGCTCGATGTGCGCGGCATGCTCTTCGCGCACGGCCTGAAGGTTTTCGCCAAGGGCAACTCCGAAGCCGTGATTGAGTGCGACTCGCTCATGGTAGAAATCAGCCTGCTGAGCGCATTACTGGGCGACATCACGCCGACCGAAGTTTCCCTGGAGAATGGCACATTTTACTCGCCCGCGGTTATCTCCCCAACCGGCCAGCGCGAAGAGCTCATCAAGAAGCTATACGTCAACTTAACGCGCAAAGCACAAAACTGGTCCATCAATACCTTTATCCTGGAAGCCCTCGGCGCGCGGGCGCAGCTCTCGGGTAACTTCTTTACTCCACTGCCCGGTCTGGATTCGGACCCCAAGAGTGACGAGCCACCCAACATCACCGGCCTCTATGTCGAAACTTGCCGGGAGATGTTTGACCTGCAGGACGTTTTTAAGCGCTTTGAAAACTGCATCCTCACCGTCGAACTGGAAAACGAGCGTAACGGCCCCCTGTTGATTAGCGCCCAAGCCTACATCGATGGCTACTTTGATCAAGCGACCAAGGTCGAGTACGGTGCAGCCAATATCCTGGCCAAAGCCAGCCTCGGTGAAGACGGCATCTTGCGCGCAGATGGCCCGGGGCGGCTCATTCTCGACGGCCTCAAGTGGCGCGACGACGTGAAAACCGGCTTTACCGAAGCGCACATCCGACTGAATAACGGCGTGAAGGGCTTCTCCGAATTGCCCATCTACGCCGAACTTTACTCCTATAATATCGAGGCGTGGGGCATGCCGTTTGACGGTGCCTTCGCGGTGCTCGACATGAATGATTTTGAGCAAACCGGCCGCGTCAAAGGCGATGTCATGGTAAAAGCCGAGCGCAACTGGATGGCGTTCAAAGGGCACTTCAACCCCAAGGACGAATCCGGCCACATTAAGATGCGCGCGCGCTGGAACCCGAAATTCATCCTGCTATGCAGTGCCTTGCCCAAGGACGACATCCCGGATAATGTCGACGTGAAAGGCCGCCCCTACTGGCAGGCCGAGGTTAAGCTGGAGCCCGGCCTAAAGCCCACGCACTCCCAGTTTGAGGTGACCATGGATGACGTCGTTTACGAAGACATCATCCTGGAAGCCGCGCACATCGAGGGCAGCATCACCAAAGAGGCGCTCAATCTGTATCAGGTAGATTTATACGCCGCCGAGTATCAGGTAACGGGCAACTACTACCAGCGCTTCGCCGACAGCTACTACCACTTTCAAAGCGAGGGCACCGTCTGGCCGCACCTGCTCAACGAGCTCATCGACGAAGACTGGTGGACCGAACTCTGGCAGGAAATCAAGTTCAACGGCCCTCCCCCGCACGCTGCCATCGAGATGTCGGGCAAGTTCGGCATCGACGGTGCCGAAAACCGGATCTACGGCTCGGCCAGCCTGGAAAATGCGACCTACATGGGCCAGACTGTCGACCAAGCCTTTACCCGTATCTGGCAAACGCCCAAGACGCTCGACCTCTTCGACTTCGCAATCAAAACCCCCAACGGCGACGCCTCAGTCAATATCCACTGGACCTATTTGCCCAACGACGAGGAGAAGTTTCTCTCCTTCCTCGCTCACACACACGTGCCGCTGGTGGAAGGTGCGACCATCGCCACGGAGGACGCAGTCCCGATCGCCAAGATGTTCCCCACCAAGGTGACGCCCTCCCTCGCGTTGGCCGGCCTCGTCTATGGTGACCACTCCGAGCATCCGGGCGATTTCTACTTAAAAACACACGCGCTGTTCCCCGGCCGCTTTGAGTTCGAAGATATCTATTTCGACAGCGGCAACTTCATGGTCGAGGTCACTCCACAGGAAATCATCGTCACCGATGGCGATTTCAGCCTCGCTGGCGGCAAGGCGCTTCTGGAAACCACCGTCGAGCGCCAGCCCAAGGACGAGTATTACGTCAAAAGCGCCAAGATCGACATCCAGGACGCCACGCTTTATAAACTCTACCAGGCGATCCCCTTCCTCCGGGTGGCCAAGGCGAAGCAAGACGCAGTAGAGCGGATCCAGCAGGCAAAGCAGAAGGATAAAAAAGACAAACAGAAGCCCTTCGAAGAACGCTACGCGGGCAATGTCAACCTGACCTTCAATACTCATGGCCAACTGCCGGAGTTGAGCTCATTCATCGGCAAAGGCCGACTGGAACTAACCGATGCAAACCTCGGGCAGCTCCACCTCCTCGGCGGCCTTTCGAGCTTCCTGTATTCGATTGGTCTGCATTTGGGCACGCTGAACTTCAACGCCGCCAGCGCCGACTTCACCCTCGCACGCAGCAACCTCTACATTCCCAATGGACGCATCACCGGTGCCACGGGGGAAATCGCCGCCAATGGGAACTTCGACGTCGATAACGAAAACCTCAACGTCATGTTGACGGTTCACCCGTTGGGCAATGTGCAACTACCCATCGTCAGCCAGATGCTTTACGTGCTCAGCCCGCTGGCCAACACCTTCGAAGTCGAGCTCTCGGGCACATTGACCGCGCCAAAATACAATGTCAAAGTCCAGCCTCTGGGGATCTTCACCGGCCAGGAAAAAGTCCAAGACAAAAACGCGGACTTGATTCAACCCGCCTCGGAGAAAGATTCACAATAG
- the accB gene encoding acetyl-CoA carboxylase biotin carboxyl carrier protein — MDIKEIKQIVELMKRSDLTDFEIEEKDLKLRISRNSGVVVSAPAPAPIAAAPAPVAAAPADSQAPAAAPKDEPGVTIIKSPMVGTFYRSPNPDSKPFADVGTKVKADSVVCIIEAMKVMNEINAELSGTIVDILVENGQAVEYGQPLFKVKA, encoded by the coding sequence ATGGACATTAAGGAGATCAAACAGATCGTTGAACTGATGAAGCGTTCGGACCTCACCGATTTCGAAATCGAGGAAAAAGACCTGAAGCTTCGCATCAGCCGCAACTCTGGCGTTGTGGTAAGCGCTCCGGCGCCTGCCCCGATCGCCGCCGCACCCGCGCCGGTCGCCGCCGCACCGGCCGACAGCCAAGCTCCTGCCGCCGCTCCCAAAGACGAGCCCGGCGTCACGATTATCAAGTCGCCCATGGTCGGCACCTTCTACCGCTCGCCGAATCCGGACAGTAAGCCGTTCGCCGATGTCGGCACGAAGGTAAAGGCTGACTCCGTCGTCTGCATCATCGAGGCGATGAAGGTCATGAACGAGATCAATGCCGAACTCTCCGGCACGATCGTCGACATCCTCGTGGAAAACGGCCAGGCCGTCGAATACGGTCAGCCACTGTTCAAGGTAAAGGCTTAA
- the accC gene encoding acetyl-CoA carboxylase biotin carboxylase subunit produces the protein MIQKILIANRGEIALRVVRAARELGIRTLAVYSEADEQSLHVQLADEAICIGPAPSSESYLKADRIISAAEIADVDAIHPGFGFLSENAEFAEQCESCNIKFIGPKSETIRLMGDKAMAKEVAKRAKAPIIPGSDGPISDEKEAIKIAKSIGFPVIIKAVAGGGGKGMRLAHNAMAFAKEFNAARIEAEKAFGNGDVYIEKYIEEPRHIEFQILADEHGKVIHLGERDCSVQRRYQKLIEESPSPYLTEKLRAKMGAAAVRIAQECDYQNAGTIEFLVDKNGDFYFIEMNARIQVEHGVTEEVTGFDLVKRQIRIASGEPLELEQKDVKILRHCIECRINAEDPTRNFAPSPGEVKFYYTPGGHGVRIDSHVYQGYIVPPYYDSMVAKLMVHGKTREIAMDRMYRALNEYMIRGIKTTIPFCAAVMKDPVFRSGDVTTKYIEEFLSRTPRDVFTIDDSM, from the coding sequence ATGATTCAAAAGATACTCATTGCCAACCGTGGCGAAATTGCACTGCGCGTCGTCCGCGCCGCGCGCGAACTCGGCATCCGCACCCTGGCGGTTTACTCCGAGGCGGACGAACAATCGCTGCACGTCCAACTGGCCGACGAAGCCATTTGCATCGGGCCGGCACCCTCTTCGGAGAGCTACCTGAAGGCCGACCGCATCATCAGCGCGGCTGAGATTGCCGACGTTGACGCCATTCACCCGGGCTTCGGCTTCCTCTCAGAAAACGCTGAATTCGCTGAGCAGTGCGAGAGCTGCAATATCAAGTTTATCGGGCCAAAGTCGGAAACCATCCGCCTGATGGGAGACAAGGCTATGGCCAAGGAAGTCGCCAAGCGCGCCAAAGCCCCCATTATTCCGGGTAGCGATGGCCCAATCAGCGACGAAAAAGAAGCCATCAAGATCGCCAAGTCGATCGGCTTTCCAGTCATTATCAAGGCAGTCGCTGGCGGTGGTGGTAAAGGCATGCGCTTGGCCCACAACGCCATGGCATTCGCCAAGGAGTTCAATGCTGCGCGCATTGAGGCTGAAAAAGCCTTCGGCAACGGCGATGTTTACATTGAAAAATACATCGAGGAGCCGCGCCATATCGAGTTTCAAATTCTCGCCGACGAGCACGGGAAGGTCATACACCTGGGTGAGCGCGATTGCTCCGTGCAGCGCCGTTACCAGAAGCTGATCGAGGAATCACCCTCCCCCTATTTAACCGAAAAGCTCCGCGCCAAGATGGGTGCTGCCGCCGTGCGCATTGCCCAGGAGTGTGACTACCAGAACGCTGGCACGATCGAATTCCTCGTCGATAAAAACGGCGACTTTTACTTCATCGAAATGAACGCCCGTATTCAGGTAGAGCACGGCGTCACCGAAGAAGTCACTGGCTTTGACCTCGTGAAGCGCCAGATCCGCATCGCCAGCGGCGAACCGCTTGAGCTGGAGCAAAAGGACGTCAAAATCCTCCGCCACTGCATCGAGTGCCGCATCAACGCCGAGGACCCGACCCGCAATTTCGCGCCCAGCCCGGGTGAGGTAAAATTCTACTACACCCCCGGCGGCCACGGCGTGCGAATCGACTCTCACGTCTATCAGGGCTACATTGTCCCGCCGTATTACGACAGCATGGTCGCCAAGCTGATGGTGCACGGCAAGACGCGTGAGATCGCCATGGACCGCATGTATCGCGCGCTCAACGAATACATGATCCGCGGCATCAAGACCACCATTCCGTTCTGCGCCGCCGTCATGAAAGACCCCGTCTTCCGCAGCGGCGACGTCACCACAAAATATATCGAAGAGTTCCTCAGCCGCACGCCGCGGGACGTCTTCACCATCGACGATTCGATGTAA
- a CDS encoding Asp23/Gls24 family envelope stress response protein: MPAKKKAEAPVDEPDPHTIPVPTEESDAVDEIKITFQVVANIVKMSTMEVDGVYSVKDGSDGIWETFGGRKSEKGVEVIEDEAGEYVIKIHVELLFGVKLAETAKIIQQHVRDQVETMTGKSVSKVDVYIDGVREVAAKVEEKDSWNPPHTD, translated from the coding sequence ATGCCAGCGAAAAAGAAAGCCGAAGCGCCGGTAGACGAACCGGATCCACACACCATTCCCGTCCCGACTGAAGAAAGCGATGCAGTCGACGAGATTAAAATCACCTTCCAGGTCGTCGCCAACATCGTGAAAATGTCCACGATGGAGGTCGATGGCGTCTATTCCGTCAAGGACGGCTCCGACGGCATTTGGGAAACCTTTGGCGGTCGCAAGAGCGAAAAAGGCGTCGAAGTCATCGAAGACGAGGCTGGCGAGTATGTCATTAAAATCCACGTCGAGTTGCTCTTTGGCGTGAAACTCGCTGAAACTGCTAAGATCATCCAGCAGCACGTTCGCGATCAGGTCGAAACCATGACCGGCAAGAGCGTCAGCAAGGTGGATGTTTATATTGACGGCGTTCGCGAAGTGGCGGCCAAGGTCGAGGAAAAGGATTCCTGGAACCCACCCCACACCGACTAG
- the thiE gene encoding thiamine phosphate synthase, producing the protein MQSLWPTPPRVYGILDTGYVTPQDWVTKCQALLDGGADIIQLRAKGTTRALRRELLESILPLIALSPTPLVLNDDWELALEYDHIGVHVGQDDTPVAEVRSALGPDRVLGLSTHSPAQADAAIAIAEQLTYFAVGPVFATQTKPDYTPVGLELVSYVAGRKPSLPWFCIGGVSRANAKQVIAAGAEALVAVSDLLCAENTATAVQELRATFA; encoded by the coding sequence ATGCAATCCCTCTGGCCGACGCCACCGCGTGTCTACGGTATTCTCGACACCGGCTATGTAACTCCGCAGGACTGGGTTACCAAATGTCAGGCACTGCTCGATGGCGGCGCGGACATCATTCAACTCCGCGCCAAGGGAACCACTCGCGCCCTGCGCCGTGAGCTGCTGGAATCGATATTACCTCTTATCGCACTAAGCCCGACCCCGCTCGTGCTCAATGACGATTGGGAGCTCGCGCTGGAGTATGACCATATCGGCGTCCATGTCGGCCAGGACGACACGCCTGTTGCGGAGGTCCGCTCAGCGCTCGGCCCCGACCGCGTGCTTGGACTTTCCACGCACTCCCCTGCTCAAGCCGACGCCGCAATAGCCATCGCCGAGCAGCTAACCTATTTCGCCGTTGGCCCGGTGTTCGCCACCCAAACCAAGCCGGACTACACACCGGTTGGGCTTGAGCTGGTTAGCTATGTCGCCGGGCGCAAGCCGTCCCTACCGTGGTTTTGCATCGGCGGCGTAAGCCGCGCCAATGCAAAGCAAGTCATTGCGGCGGGAGCTGAAGCGCTTGTCGCGGTGTCCGATCTGCTCTGCGCCGAAAACACCGCGACCGCCGTCCAAGAACTGCGAGCAACGTTCGCTTAA
- a CDS encoding aldose epimerase family protein: MPISSSPYGDLPTGETAQLFTLTNSHGLKVTITNYGGIVVSILAPDRDGNFADIALGKADLAGYLAGHPYFGAITGRVAGRVTHGKFSIDGEDYSLVINNEPNHLHGGLVGFDKILWNAEVVSESGQDKLRLTHRDPDGANGYPGNVDCRVDYSLTDEDELVIDYQFSTDKATPLVVTNHSYFNLKGQGEGTILDHEIQILANEVAVCDQEMTLLGEKRSVEGQANDFRKPAVIADRLSGLHEGHGDGYFLPEGRTAEPRLVARVREPKSGRTLEALTTEPYLQFYTSAQMEDGEPGKTGSYVQYSGVCLEAQEYPDSVNSPELGVGVIRPGENFTSTTIYRFGVEA; the protein is encoded by the coding sequence ATGCCTATCTCATCCAGCCCCTACGGCGATTTGCCAACCGGCGAAACCGCTCAGCTTTTCACGCTAACGAACAGTCACGGCCTTAAGGTCACGATCACCAATTACGGCGGTATCGTGGTGTCGATCCTGGCACCGGATCGCGACGGCAATTTTGCTGACATCGCGCTGGGCAAGGCCGATCTGGCTGGTTACCTGGCGGGGCATCCGTATTTTGGCGCGATCACCGGACGCGTGGCCGGGCGGGTGACGCATGGCAAATTCTCGATCGACGGTGAGGACTATTCTCTCGTGATTAACAACGAGCCCAACCACCTGCACGGCGGGCTCGTTGGATTCGACAAAATCCTGTGGAATGCCGAGGTCGTTTCTGAAAGCGGACAGGACAAGCTCCGCCTGACGCACCGTGATCCGGATGGTGCTAATGGCTATCCGGGCAATGTTGACTGCCGCGTGGATTATTCTCTGACCGATGAGGACGAGCTGGTCATTGATTACCAGTTCAGCACCGATAAGGCGACGCCGCTGGTGGTGACCAATCATAGCTATTTCAACCTGAAGGGCCAGGGCGAGGGGACCATTTTGGACCACGAAATCCAGATTCTCGCTAATGAAGTTGCGGTATGTGACCAGGAGATGACTCTGCTTGGTGAGAAGCGTTCCGTGGAAGGGCAGGCCAATGATTTTCGCAAGCCGGCAGTGATCGCGGACCGATTGAGCGGGCTGCATGAGGGGCACGGCGACGGTTACTTCCTGCCCGAGGGGCGCACGGCTGAACCGCGTCTGGTGGCCCGCGTTCGCGAGCCAAAAAGTGGCCGCACGCTCGAAGCGCTCACGACGGAGCCCTATCTGCAGTTTTACACCAGCGCCCAAATGGAAGATGGCGAGCCAGGCAAGACTGGCAGCTACGTCCAATACAGCGGCGTTTGCCTGGAGGCGCAGGAATACCCGGATTCGGTCAACAGTCCGGAGCTTGGTGTGGGGGTAATTCGCCCCGGGGAGAACTTTACCTCGACGACGATTTACCGCTTCGGCGTTGAGGCTTAA
- a CDS encoding carbon starvation CstA family protein, whose product MLLGLVSLSLVLLASGYYLYGRFLVRHCRIDNKHATPAHEKNDGVDYVPTRASIVFGHHFSSIAGAGPIVGPILATMYFGWGPTWLWILIGAIFVGGVHDFGSLLMSLRYRGRTVTEITNSLVGPQTGMFFRIFLILSLIYVIIVFLDLTAGAFASSPAVATSSGWFMACAVGFGLVLRSKGLPMWATLTIFIPLTFAGLAVGHFFPAEGIGKNTWLTLIVVYCFGAAVLPVNVLLQPRDFLSSIFLYAMMLVGVLGLLFSGRTLQAPLFTGFSSAVPNVGYLFPVLFITVACGACSGFHSLVASGTTSKQIERESDAKPVAYGSMLVEGLLAVFALATIAIFSQDDLAGKGPVEIFSSGAAVFMSTFGIPEQIGREFTALTVSTFLLTTLDTCTRLTRFMISEMFGWDGPAARYLGTLGVVIVPALVALQSFDGMPAWKALWPLFGATNQLIAGLALVTFMVFLKDRRIGYHFVMIPALFMMICPLTALVFMAMNFSADNWLIPSISIAMFILGIFVAGMSLKFVFNNNATPTPPAPAN is encoded by the coding sequence GTGTTGCTTGGACTCGTCAGTTTATCCCTAGTTCTCCTTGCCTCGGGCTATTATTTGTACGGGCGCTTTTTGGTCAGGCATTGCCGGATTGATAACAAACATGCCACGCCAGCCCATGAAAAGAATGACGGTGTGGATTACGTGCCTACGCGGGCATCGATAGTATTTGGACACCATTTTTCGTCGATTGCCGGGGCAGGGCCCATCGTGGGGCCGATCTTGGCAACGATGTATTTTGGCTGGGGTCCGACCTGGCTATGGATTTTGATTGGAGCAATCTTTGTTGGCGGTGTTCATGATTTTGGCAGTTTGCTGATGTCGCTCCGCTATCGAGGACGCACGGTGACGGAGATTACTAACTCCTTGGTCGGGCCGCAGACAGGAATGTTTTTCCGCATTTTTCTTATTCTGTCGCTGATCTATGTGATCATCGTCTTTCTCGATTTAACGGCTGGCGCATTTGCCAGCTCGCCCGCAGTGGCGACTTCCTCCGGCTGGTTTATGGCGTGTGCCGTGGGATTCGGCTTAGTGCTGCGATCAAAGGGGCTGCCGATGTGGGCGACTCTAACTATTTTCATTCCGCTTACATTTGCTGGCCTGGCGGTTGGGCATTTCTTTCCGGCTGAGGGGATCGGTAAGAACACCTGGCTCACATTGATCGTCGTCTATTGCTTTGGAGCAGCTGTTTTGCCGGTCAATGTATTACTACAACCTCGGGACTTCCTGAGCTCTATTTTTCTCTATGCCATGATGCTCGTTGGGGTGTTGGGGCTGCTGTTCAGTGGTCGAACGCTACAGGCTCCGCTGTTTACGGGATTTTCTTCAGCCGTGCCCAATGTGGGTTATTTGTTTCCCGTGCTTTTTATCACGGTAGCTTGTGGGGCTTGCAGTGGGTTTCATAGCCTCGTTGCCAGCGGCACGACCTCCAAACAGATCGAGCGCGAGAGTGATGCTAAGCCGGTTGCCTATGGTAGTATGCTGGTGGAGGGATTGCTGGCTGTGTTTGCGTTGGCGACGATTGCAATTTTCAGCCAAGATGACTTGGCGGGAAAAGGGCCAGTGGAAATTTTCTCCAGTGGCGCGGCGGTGTTCATGAGCACATTTGGCATCCCGGAGCAGATCGGCCGAGAGTTCACGGCGCTGACCGTAAGTACTTTTTTGCTGACGACTCTCGACACATGCACGCGGCTGACGCGCTTTATGATCTCGGAGATGTTTGGCTGGGATGGCCCGGCCGCGCGTTATCTTGGCACGCTGGGTGTTGTCATCGTGCCAGCGCTGGTGGCGCTGCAGTCGTTTGACGGAATGCCCGCCTGGAAGGCGCTGTGGCCACTCTTCGGAGCTACGAACCAACTCATCGCGGGCCTGGCATTGGTGACTTTTATGGTTTTTCTCAAGGACCGGCGGATCGGCTACCATTTCGTCATGATCCCCGCGCTGTTCATGATGATCTGTCCGCTGACCGCGCTCGTGTTTATGGCGATGAATTTCTCTGCTGATAACTGGCTGATACCGTCAATTAGCATCGCCATGTTCATCCTCGGAATATTTGTTGCCGGTATGTCATTGAAGTTTGTCTTCAACAACAACGCCACACCAACACCACCGGCCCCCGCCAATTAA
- a CDS encoding DUF1573 domain-containing protein, translated as MSKVIKFTFLALLGFSSLKAELQFEETRDIWDAPIGAREMITEFKFKNTGDKPVEIVSTNTKCDCTVAALEKKVFEPGESGSLTATFTFGDREGNHKKTILVYTNYTGSNPIELDMMANIQPLLSVTPRILFWKSGSTAEPKTVKLFAEQSDVLELVQFPKSADNFTISQIEQDGSEITLKITPTSTDAPVREDIKFSINRKAEDGGSEVVVTKDLFLMIR; from the coding sequence ATGAGCAAGGTAATCAAATTCACTTTCTTAGCTCTGCTGGGATTCTCTAGTCTTAAGGCTGAGCTTCAGTTTGAGGAAACACGCGACATCTGGGATGCTCCAATTGGGGCCAGGGAAATGATCACTGAGTTCAAGTTCAAGAATACCGGTGATAAGCCAGTTGAAATTGTTTCAACGAATACGAAGTGCGATTGCACGGTTGCGGCGTTGGAGAAGAAGGTATTCGAACCGGGTGAATCCGGAAGCTTGACCGCTACTTTTACCTTCGGTGATCGCGAAGGAAACCATAAGAAAACTATATTGGTTTACACCAACTACACCGGCTCGAATCCGATTGAACTGGACATGATGGCAAACATTCAGCCGTTGTTGTCAGTAACGCCTCGAATTCTTTTTTGGAAGAGTGGTTCAACGGCTGAGCCCAAAACCGTAAAGCTTTTTGCAGAACAGTCTGATGTGCTCGAACTGGTTCAATTTCCTAAATCTGCTGATAATTTTACGATCTCTCAAATCGAACAGGATGGTAGCGAGATTACACTGAAAATTACGCCCACTTCAACTGACGCTCCGGTTCGCGAAGATATCAAGTTTTCGATCAACCGAAAAGCCGAAGACGGCGGCTCGGAAGTTGTCGTTACTAAAGATCTGTTTTTAATGATCCGGTAA
- a CDS encoding PEP-CTERM sorting domain-containing protein has product MKKVILIASVVAATAGSAQAAQLIAGWDLSNLTAPTNGSVAANWSDLSGDGTNNSNGAIYWNGSNGSTNIIDGVVGGAAFNGTNVNKNTTIASRTIDNQMSLTPAASVGFANGFSFNASNSSFVLVAGEGTQFNNVVLSFAAGLTNAGNGISITWEYDSGAGFQSTGVTTTTSSTVASGGELETVTLDSGIVFGDGVVLRGTFGTIDNFGSLQLDNFQVTGDIVVPEPSTYAMIAGVAVLGLAAMRRRRS; this is encoded by the coding sequence ATGAAAAAAGTTATTCTAATTGCATCCGTCGTTGCAGCGACTGCTGGCTCTGCTCAAGCCGCTCAGCTGATTGCTGGCTGGGACTTGAGTAACCTCACTGCTCCGACCAACGGTTCCGTTGCTGCTAACTGGTCAGACTTGTCTGGTGATGGCACCAACAATTCGAACGGTGCCATCTATTGGAACGGCTCCAATGGCTCGACAAATATCATTGATGGTGTTGTCGGTGGCGCTGCTTTCAATGGGACCAACGTCAACAAGAACACCACGATCGCATCTCGCACAATCGACAACCAGATGTCTCTGACTCCTGCTGCTTCAGTCGGTTTTGCTAATGGTTTCTCCTTCAATGCATCGAATTCGTCATTCGTTCTCGTTGCTGGCGAGGGAACTCAATTCAACAATGTTGTATTGAGCTTTGCTGCCGGTCTAACGAACGCTGGCAATGGTATCTCCATTACATGGGAATACGACTCGGGTGCCGGTTTTCAATCCACTGGAGTTACGACCACAACCAGCAGCACTGTAGCATCTGGCGGTGAGTTGGAGACGGTTACTCTCGACTCTGGCATTGTGTTCGGTGACGGTGTTGTTCTCCGTGGCACCTTTGGCACGATCGACAATTTCGGTTCATTGCAATTGGACAACTTCCAAGTTACTGGTGACATCGTTGTTCCTGAGCCTTCCACGTACGCAATGATTGCTGGTGTCGCAGTTCTCGGTCTGGCAGCAATGCGTCGCCGCCGCAGCTAA